One window from the genome of Sebastes umbrosus isolate fSebUmb1 chromosome 12, fSebUmb1.pri, whole genome shotgun sequence encodes:
- the LOC119499340 gene encoding alpha-1-antitrypsin homolog — protein sequence MRRIFASCALAALLLAAAWADHHQHHHHHHDGSDHSHEGEMSCHKLSSPNADFAFALYKNLNAKAAAGKNIFYSPLGISTALSVLSTGARGETHSQLFSSLGYSSLNQTQINEAYEHLFDMLGHSHENQQLDVGNAVAVRSGCDPLEKFLKDVKHHYSGEVFKVSFTDPAEAAAEINRYIANKTHDRIKDMVKDLHPDMAMMLINYVYFKGEWKKQFSREMTRKMDFHVDKTTKVQVDMMMRTGDYDTYWDVDNHTTVVMLPYKGNTSMMIVLPDKGKMTEVEGIINKDYIKHCRNSVSMGYVDLFLPKFSISADVSLENTLKEMGITDAFEDRADFSGISDEVMLKVSKVSHKATLSVTEMGTEATGVTIIEITLHMLPPSVRIDRPFLVFILENSTENILFMGKISNPTAM from the exons ATGCGTAGGATCTTCGCTAGTTGTGCACTCGCagcgctgctgctggctgcagcctGGGCagaccaccaccaacaccaccaccaccaccatgatGGCTCTGATCACAGCCATGAGGGAGAAATGAGCTGCCACAAGCTGTCGTCTCCCAATGCTGACTTTGCCTTTGCCCTCTACAAAAACCTGAACGCCAAGGCTGCTGCTGGAAAGAACATCTTCTACTCGCCGCTGGGCATCTCCACCGCCCTGTCCGTGCTGTCTACAGGGGCTCGTGGTGAAACCCACAGCCAGCTGTTCTCCAGCTTGGGATACAGCAGCTTAAACCAGACTCAGATCAACGAAGCATACGAGCATCTTTTCGACATGCTTGGACACAGCCATGAGAATCAGCAGCTGGATGTCGGTAACGCTGTGGCCGTGCGCTCTGGTTGCGATCCTCTGGAGAAGTTCCTGAAGGATGTCAAGCACCACTACTCTGGTGAGGTCTTCAAAGTCAGCTTTACCGATCCTGCTGAGGCTGCAGCTGAGATCAACAGATACATCGCTAACAAAACCCACGACAGGATCAAAGACATGGTGAAGGACCTGCACCCTGATATGGCCATGATGCTTATTAACTATGTCTACTTTAAAG GAGAGTGGAAAAAACAATTTAGTCGTGAAATGACACGCAAGATGGACTTCCATGTGGACAAGACCACCAAAGTTCAGGTGGACATGATGATGAGGACGGGTGACTACGACACCTACTGGGATGTTGACAACCACACCACCGTCGTCATGCTGCCCTACAAGGGCAACACCTCCATGATGATCGTCCTGCCTGATAAAGGCAAGATGACGGAGGTGGAGGGCATCATCAACAAGGACTACATCAAGCACTGTCGAAACTCAGTCTCTATGGG atATGTGGATCTGTTCCTACCAAAGTTTTCCATCTCTGCTGATGTTTCTctggaaaacacactgaaagaaaTGGGCATAACCGACGCTTTTGAGGACAGGGCTGATTTCTCTGGCATTTCTGACGAGGTCATGCTCAAAGTCTCAAAG GTGTCCCACAAGGCCACGCTGAGTGTCACTGAGATGGGAACAGAGGCAACGGGAGTCACTATTATTGAAATAACATTACACATGTTGCCACCATCAGTCAGAATTGACAGACCCTTCTTGGTCTTCATCCTGGAGAACTCCACTGAGAACATCCTCTTCATGGGCAAGATCAGCAACCCCACAGCCATGTAA